A genomic window from Indioceanicola profundi includes:
- a CDS encoding YjbF family lipoprotein, which yields MIENSHLRRPIARGRAAVLCLVTLALSGCGLVNTESPFWATVAAIRGGSDTSPPVDRAHVDNLPYASMLAWFDDTKPSFIVLGQVQNGRLFWYSAGQQVIVTRGPYVIQTAGLGRDLTAVQFTKGSVESPLNLIGQERQRSLDARGEGRFAWELRCTYSSAGRENVVILERPMELSKVRETCQQTEGKPIENTYWGDPQTGLIWKSQQVLLPGMAPLNIEILKPFG from the coding sequence ATGATTGAAAACTCACACCTACGCAGACCAATTGCACGTGGGCGCGCCGCCGTGCTGTGCCTGGTGACTTTGGCACTGTCCGGATGCGGACTGGTTAACACCGAATCGCCCTTCTGGGCAACGGTTGCCGCGATCCGTGGCGGCAGCGACACCAGCCCGCCTGTGGACCGAGCACATGTGGACAATCTGCCCTATGCATCCATGCTCGCGTGGTTCGACGATACGAAGCCATCGTTCATCGTACTTGGTCAGGTTCAGAACGGGCGTCTTTTCTGGTATTCGGCAGGTCAGCAGGTCATCGTAACCAGAGGGCCGTATGTGATTCAGACCGCCGGGCTTGGTCGAGACCTGACCGCTGTACAATTCACTAAGGGCAGTGTGGAAAGCCCGCTCAATCTGATTGGGCAGGAAAGACAGCGGAGCCTCGATGCTCGAGGCGAAGGGCGGTTCGCCTGGGAGTTGCGGTGCACCTACAGCAGCGCTGGCCGGGAGAACGTAGTTATTCTCGAGCGGCCAATGGAACTGTCGAAGGTGCGGGAAACCTGCCAGCAAACCGAGGGGAAGCCGATCGAGAACACCTACTGGGGAGATCCCCAGACAGGACTCATCTGGAAGTCGCAGCAGGTTCTCCTCCCCGGAATGGCGCCGCTGAATATTGAAATTCTGAAGCCCTTCGGCTGA
- a CDS encoding replication initiator protein A: MSRAVEQAHQLSLLDSPLIGSVKNERSIMVYNFFALTKEKRVDPIRYSDGKVAIEVKGTDAGIATIYDKEFLIYVASLMVDKMNRGEPVSQVFSFSGHDFFRVCRVSAGGKSYDRISGALERLQGTQIKTNIETGGEGTDEWFSWLKSAKAEYRKNAKGERVLKRITVELCDWLYRAILKDNRMLTYDPAYFDLPPMEKRLYEMARAHCGNQPGFKINLEKLRLRVGAETDLRQFRYKLAKIAEKKNPLPEYGFKLVNDPNSDGAVKGQRTVLKKIMVVFWRLDRWREYDVGRFEMLED, from the coding sequence ATGAGCAGAGCCGTGGAACAGGCGCATCAGTTATCGCTCCTCGACAGCCCCCTGATCGGGAGCGTGAAGAATGAGCGCTCGATCATGGTCTACAACTTCTTCGCTCTGACGAAGGAGAAGCGGGTGGACCCGATCCGCTATAGCGATGGCAAGGTCGCGATCGAGGTGAAGGGCACGGATGCCGGCATCGCCACGATCTACGATAAGGAATTCCTGATCTATGTCGCCTCGCTGATGGTCGACAAGATGAACCGGGGGGAGCCGGTCAGTCAGGTGTTCAGCTTCTCCGGCCATGATTTCTTCCGGGTCTGCCGGGTCTCGGCCGGCGGAAAGAGCTATGACCGGATATCCGGGGCGCTGGAGCGTCTGCAGGGTACGCAGATCAAGACCAACATCGAGACCGGAGGCGAGGGCACGGACGAGTGGTTCAGCTGGCTGAAGTCCGCCAAGGCCGAGTACCGGAAGAACGCCAAAGGTGAGCGGGTCCTGAAGCGCATTACGGTGGAGCTGTGCGACTGGCTTTACCGTGCCATCCTGAAGGACAACAGGATGCTGACCTATGACCCGGCATATTTCGATCTGCCCCCCATGGAAAAGCGGCTCTATGAGATGGCCCGCGCCCATTGCGGCAACCAGCCGGGCTTCAAAATCAATCTGGAGAAGCTGCGCCTGCGCGTGGGGGCCGAAACGGATCTGCGGCAGTTCCGCTACAAGCTGGCCAAGATCGCCGAGAAGAAGAACCCGCTGCCGGAATACGGCTTCAAGCTGGTCAACGATCCTAACAGCGATGGAGCGGTGAAGGGGCAGCGCACCGTGCTGAAGAAGATCATGGTGGTCTTCTGGCGTTTGGACCGCTGGCGGGAATACGATGTCGGTCGTTTTGAGATGCTGGAGGACTGA
- a CDS encoding NAD-dependent epimerase, translating into MPLQSSPVLVTGVAGFIGYHVAQRLLDRGCQVVGIDNINDYYSVALKQARLALLEGQDGFEFQRVDLADRESMAALFGRVRPGKVIHLAAQAGVRYSLINPHAYADANLTGFLNILEGCRHHAVQHLVYASSSSVYGANTEMPFSVHHNVDHPVSLYAASKKANELMAHSYSHIFRLPTTGLRFFTVYGPWGRPDMAMFLFTKAILEGEPIQVFNEGRMRRDFTYIDDITEGVVRVADHVAQPDPDWSGGRPDPGASSAPYRIYNIGNNQPVELMHLIELIERCVGRKAKKVMLPMQLGDVPATYADISDLARDVGFSPSTPIELGVERFVRWYRDHYKV; encoded by the coding sequence ATGCCTCTCCAATCCAGTCCCGTACTCGTCACCGGCGTTGCAGGCTTTATCGGTTACCATGTCGCCCAACGGCTTCTTGATCGGGGCTGCCAGGTCGTCGGCATCGACAATATCAATGACTATTACAGCGTGGCGCTGAAGCAGGCCCGGCTCGCCCTGCTGGAGGGGCAGGACGGCTTCGAGTTCCAGCGCGTGGACCTGGCCGACCGTGAGAGCATGGCCGCCCTGTTCGGGAGGGTCCGCCCAGGGAAGGTGATCCATCTGGCTGCACAGGCCGGCGTTCGCTATTCCCTCATCAATCCCCATGCCTATGCGGATGCCAACCTCACCGGCTTCCTGAACATTCTCGAGGGCTGCCGCCATCACGCGGTCCAGCATCTCGTCTATGCTTCATCCAGCTCCGTCTACGGTGCCAATACGGAGATGCCCTTCTCCGTCCACCACAATGTCGACCACCCCGTCAGCCTGTACGCCGCCAGTAAGAAGGCGAACGAACTGATGGCACACAGCTACAGCCACATCTTCCGCCTACCGACGACGGGGCTCCGCTTCTTCACGGTATATGGCCCCTGGGGCCGGCCGGACATGGCGATGTTCCTGTTCACCAAGGCTATTCTGGAAGGTGAGCCGATCCAGGTGTTCAACGAAGGCCGCATGCGGCGCGATTTCACCTATATCGACGACATCACGGAAGGTGTGGTGCGGGTGGCGGACCATGTAGCGCAGCCCGATCCGGACTGGTCAGGCGGCCGTCCCGATCCTGGCGCCAGCAGCGCGCCTTACCGCATCTACAACATCGGCAATAACCAGCCGGTGGAACTCATGCATCTGATTGAATTGATTGAGCGCTGCGTCGGACGCAAGGCGAAGAAGGTGATGCTTCCGATGCAGCTAGGCGACGTTCCCGCCACCTATGCCGATATCAGCGATCTTGCCCGCGATGTCGGCTTTTCACCCTCGACGCCGATCGAGCTCGGCGTCGAACGGTTCGTGCGCTGGTACCGCGACCACTACAAGGTCTGA
- a CDS encoding D-glycero-alpha-D-manno-heptose-1,7-bisphosphate 7-phosphatase has translation MSGGTVLKPAAFLDRDGVLIQDTGYPHRPDQVAWIPGAAEAVRRLNGAGVFVFVVTNQSGVGRGYFPETDVVSLHRWMETELASQEARVDDWRYCPHHPEAALSRYRLDCSCRKPKPGMLLDLMRRWPVDLGRSFLIGDKPSDLAAAEAAGIPGHLFRGGNLDTTVRMLLGTGV, from the coding sequence ATGAGCGGCGGTACGGTCCTAAAGCCCGCGGCTTTCCTGGACCGGGACGGCGTGCTGATACAGGACACGGGCTATCCGCACCGGCCGGACCAGGTCGCCTGGATTCCCGGTGCCGCGGAAGCGGTTCGGCGCCTGAACGGGGCCGGCGTTTTCGTCTTCGTCGTCACCAACCAGTCCGGCGTCGGGCGGGGTTACTTTCCGGAAACGGACGTCGTTTCCCTGCACCGCTGGATGGAGACTGAACTCGCCAGCCAGGAGGCACGGGTGGATGACTGGCGCTACTGCCCGCACCACCCAGAAGCTGCTCTGTCCCGCTATCGTTTGGACTGCTCCTGCCGCAAGCCGAAGCCTGGAATGCTGCTCGACCTGATGCGGCGCTGGCCGGTGGACCTTGGACGAAGTTTCCTGATTGGCGATAAGCCGTCCGACCTCGCGGCGGCGGAGGCCGCCGGCATTCCCGGACATCTCTTCAGGGGCGGAAACCTCGACACGACCGTTCGAATGCTGCTTGGGACCGGCGTTTGA
- the gmhA gene encoding D-sedoheptulose 7-phosphate isomerase: MPNTPTDLIRRSLLQSAENFTALAEQAGLVADLAARMSAAIRAGDKIMFCGNGGSAADAQHLAAELLGRYLVNRRALPAIALTTDSSALTAIANDFGFDEVFSRQVQGLGRPGDVLVTISTSGNSPNILQAVQAAREIGIVTIGLTGSSGGRMADLCDVCLRVPSAHTPRIQEMHIAVGHMLCELVEADLA, encoded by the coding sequence ATGCCGAACACACCCACAGACCTCATCCGGCGGAGCCTGCTCCAATCGGCAGAGAATTTCACAGCGCTTGCCGAACAGGCGGGCCTTGTTGCCGATCTGGCCGCCCGCATGTCAGCCGCCATCCGCGCTGGCGACAAGATCATGTTTTGCGGCAACGGCGGTTCGGCTGCCGACGCGCAGCATCTGGCGGCCGAGCTTCTGGGCCGCTATCTCGTGAACCGCAGGGCCCTCCCAGCGATAGCGCTGACTACCGATAGCTCGGCCCTGACCGCCATAGCCAATGACTTTGGGTTCGACGAGGTATTCTCCCGGCAGGTCCAGGGGTTGGGCCGTCCGGGCGACGTGCTGGTCACCATCTCCACCAGCGGGAACAGCCCCAATATTCTGCAGGCGGTGCAGGCGGCGCGTGAGATCGGCATTGTTACGATCGGATTGACCGGCTCTTCCGGCGGGCGGATGGCGGACCTCTGCGATGTCTGCCTGCGCGTTCCCTCCGCCCACACGCCGCGCATTCAGGAAATGCACATCGCCGTCGGGCACATGCTCTGCGAACTGGTCGAAGCGGACCTCGCATGA
- the rfbA gene encoding glucose-1-phosphate thymidylyltransferase RfbA translates to MTKVVSKQLLPVYDKPLIYYSLTTLMLAGITEMLIITTPQDAHLFKALLGDGAQWGLSFSYAEQARPEGVPQALTIGRDFIGDSNVALILGDNMFFGHGLGAMLERCAQLEEGGLVFGYRVKDPQRYGVVEFAGDGRVRSIMEKPAKPRSNFAVTGLYFFDRQAPEIAAGLKPSARGETEIVDVINTNHRAGTLRVEALATGYAWLDTGTPESLIDAGQFVRAVEQRQGYKIACPERIAFQRGLITVKDLRRLAAPLAKSEYGDYLLRLADGLV, encoded by the coding sequence GTGACTAAAGTCGTCTCGAAGCAGTTGCTGCCGGTCTATGACAAGCCCCTGATCTACTATTCGCTGACGACGCTAATGCTGGCCGGCATCACCGAGATGCTGATCATCACCACGCCGCAGGACGCACATCTCTTCAAGGCGCTGCTGGGTGACGGCGCTCAATGGGGTCTGTCCTTCTCCTATGCCGAACAGGCCAGGCCCGAGGGCGTGCCCCAGGCGCTTACAATCGGCCGGGATTTCATTGGCGACAGCAACGTCGCCCTTATCCTGGGCGACAACATGTTCTTCGGCCATGGGTTGGGCGCGATGCTTGAACGTTGCGCCCAGCTGGAAGAGGGTGGCCTCGTCTTCGGCTATCGCGTCAAGGACCCGCAACGGTACGGCGTGGTAGAGTTCGCTGGCGACGGTCGGGTGCGCTCCATCATGGAAAAGCCGGCCAAGCCCCGTTCCAACTTCGCTGTAACCGGCCTCTATTTCTTCGACCGGCAGGCGCCGGAGATCGCGGCAGGGCTGAAACCGTCCGCCCGGGGCGAGACGGAGATCGTCGACGTCATCAACACCAATCACCGCGCCGGCACGCTCAGGGTGGAAGCATTGGCTACAGGCTATGCTTGGCTGGATACGGGAACGCCGGAAAGCCTGATCGATGCCGGCCAGTTCGTGCGCGCGGTGGAGCAGCGGCAGGGGTATAAGATCGCCTGTCCGGAACGGATCGCATTCCAGCGGGGCCTGATCACCGTCAAGGATCTGCGGCGGCTGGCCGCGCCACTGGCGAAGAGCGAGTATGGAGATTATCTTCTGCGCCTCGCAGACGGGCTGGTCTGA
- a CDS encoding sugar nucleotide-binding protein, which produces MTAAENAVLVVGGDGYVARTLVPHLRSRGLRVAASTRRADMAGPDRPLLDLASGEGFGIAEAGYAAAVLCAARARLADCRADPVGTAQTNVAGTLELAGRLARAGTRILLLSTDKVYDGSIPHRRWSDRPCPASEYGRQKAAAEAGVLALPGASVLRLSKVVGPEAGPFAGWVRSLRAGSAIQPFSDFPLAAVPVGLVAEAAARILDRSGTGIFQLTASEDINYARAAFHLARRIGADDRLVQPVTGRMGEVLGGEPASAFTSLDCSRLRDMMGLAAPDPYTALDSILAAAASYPS; this is translated from the coding sequence ATGACCGCGGCGGAAAATGCCGTGCTGGTGGTTGGCGGCGACGGCTATGTTGCCCGCACGCTGGTTCCCCATCTGCGCAGCCGGGGCCTGCGGGTCGCGGCTTCCACGCGCCGCGCCGACATGGCGGGGCCGGACCGCCCTCTGCTCGACCTCGCAAGCGGGGAGGGGTTCGGGATCGCCGAAGCCGGCTATGCCGCCGCGGTTCTATGCGCCGCACGCGCCCGGCTAGCAGACTGCCGAGCCGATCCGGTGGGAACAGCGCAGACGAACGTTGCCGGCACGTTGGAACTCGCTGGCCGATTGGCCCGTGCGGGGACACGCATCCTGCTGCTCTCGACCGACAAGGTCTATGACGGGTCCATCCCCCATCGGCGCTGGTCCGACCGGCCGTGCCCGGCCAGCGAATATGGCCGCCAGAAGGCCGCGGCGGAAGCAGGCGTACTGGCTCTACCCGGTGCTTCAGTGCTGCGCCTCTCCAAAGTCGTGGGGCCGGAGGCTGGCCCCTTCGCCGGCTGGGTGCGCAGCTTGCGTGCCGGCAGCGCGATCCAGCCTTTCTCCGATTTCCCCCTGGCAGCCGTTCCAGTCGGGTTGGTGGCCGAGGCGGCAGCACGGATACTGGACCGTTCCGGCACCGGAATTTTCCAGCTCACGGCGAGCGAGGACATCAACTATGCCCGTGCAGCCTTCCACCTCGCCCGGCGGATCGGAGCAGATGATAGGCTTGTTCAGCCGGTGACGGGCCGAATGGGTGAGGTGCTGGGCGGGGAGCCTGCATCCGCCTTCACCAGCCTGGACTGCAGCCGCCTCCGCGACATGATGGGCTTGGCCGCGCCGGACCCGTACACAGCGCTGGACAGCATTCTCGCCGCCGCAGCTTCGTACCCCTCTTGA
- a CDS encoding heme-dependent oxidative N-demethylase family protein, which yields MSMGLRALAPAAWIQPDAEWPRLLAGRRELLRTRRGEVLALMPEATPAARELLELLADHLTGRFPDLFTAADGWIESRITGERLPLDGSDPLAVMGALVADDLCIMTRTHGGWRLTGAVLCFPNRWRLADKLGKPMPGIHRPVPDYDRTLAVPVDRFFDALADGKAVWRTNWALNDDPALFQPVETAHTSPDRTITAENAGERLFLRVERQTLRHLPGSGAVIFGIRTYQRAIRQLSPDHAADLAGVIRTAPEDTARYKGLIRTAGPALAVLDRIAAGGQGRP from the coding sequence ATGAGCATGGGCCTGCGGGCTCTGGCTCCCGCCGCCTGGATACAGCCCGACGCGGAATGGCCCCGGCTGCTGGCTGGGCGCAGGGAGCTGTTGCGCACCCGCCGGGGGGAAGTACTGGCCCTGATGCCTGAGGCCACGCCGGCAGCGCGGGAACTCCTCGAGCTTCTGGCCGATCACCTGACCGGCCGGTTCCCGGACCTGTTCACCGCGGCGGATGGATGGATCGAAAGCCGGATTACCGGTGAACGGCTGCCGCTGGACGGGTCCGATCCGCTCGCGGTCATGGGCGCGCTGGTCGCGGATGATCTCTGCATCATGACGCGTACGCACGGCGGCTGGCGGCTCACAGGGGCGGTCCTGTGCTTTCCCAACCGCTGGCGCCTGGCGGACAAGCTCGGCAAGCCGATGCCGGGCATACACCGGCCGGTCCCCGACTATGACCGTACGCTGGCGGTGCCGGTGGACCGGTTCTTCGACGCACTCGCCGATGGAAAAGCGGTCTGGCGCACCAACTGGGCGCTGAACGACGACCCCGCCCTGTTCCAGCCGGTGGAAACTGCACACACCAGCCCCGACCGCACCATCACGGCAGAAAATGCTGGGGAACGGCTCTTTCTGAGGGTTGAACGCCAGACGCTCCGCCATCTTCCGGGCAGCGGCGCCGTAATCTTCGGTATCCGGACATATCAGCGCGCCATCCGCCAGCTCTCGCCGGATCACGCCGCCGATCTCGCCGGCGTGATCCGGACGGCTCCCGAGGACACCGCCCGCTACAAGGGCCTTATCCGTACAGCCGGTCCGGCGCTGGCCGTGCTGGACCGCATCGCCGCCGGGGGGCAGGGTCGGCCATGA
- a CDS encoding EAL domain-containing protein, whose protein sequence is MRVDGGVVYVWPPVGHVAAKLQSALKRLGLSWARSACGSYMTVPGADSNRFLVEAGESLTRQEREDTKILVSDTADIPPSVADFGRVMSLTAATARARNGWLANVIAEQRLTSLFQPIVSAAAPHRTIGHECLLRGVDEDGALIPAGRLLDAARDGDLLFPLDRLARETAVHRAGQVRAGGSIFINFTPTSIYDPTACLRTTIDAVDRAGIPRSEIVFEVTETDRIDDPGHLAGILSHYRGVGFRVALDDVGAGYSSLDLLARLRPDFLKIDMHLIQGVADDRFKSAIVRRLIEIGTELDIRVIAEGVETEQERDWLTATGVDYLQGYLFGRPAPHPLPV, encoded by the coding sequence ATGCGCGTCGATGGCGGGGTCGTGTATGTCTGGCCGCCCGTCGGCCACGTTGCGGCTAAACTCCAGTCCGCGCTGAAACGGCTTGGCCTTTCCTGGGCGCGCAGCGCCTGCGGCAGCTACATGACGGTTCCGGGTGCGGATTCCAACCGCTTCCTGGTGGAAGCCGGTGAATCGCTGACGCGGCAGGAGAGGGAAGATACCAAGATCCTCGTTTCCGATACGGCCGACATTCCGCCGAGCGTCGCCGATTTCGGCCGTGTCATGTCCCTTACTGCCGCCACGGCGCGGGCCCGGAACGGGTGGCTGGCCAACGTGATCGCGGAGCAGCGGCTGACCAGCCTGTTCCAGCCCATCGTCTCCGCCGCCGCTCCGCACCGGACGATCGGACATGAATGCCTGCTGCGCGGCGTGGATGAGGATGGCGCGCTGATTCCGGCCGGCCGGCTTCTGGACGCGGCGCGTGACGGCGATCTGTTGTTTCCGCTGGACCGCTTGGCGCGGGAAACGGCCGTTCATCGAGCTGGTCAGGTCAGGGCCGGCGGCTCCATCTTCATCAATTTCACGCCGACCTCCATCTACGATCCGACGGCCTGTCTGCGCACCACCATCGACGCGGTGGACCGCGCCGGAATCCCACGAAGCGAAATCGTGTTCGAGGTAACGGAAACCGACCGCATCGACGACCCTGGACATCTGGCCGGGATTCTGTCCCACTATCGCGGGGTGGGCTTCCGCGTGGCGCTGGATGATGTCGGGGCCGGTTATTCCTCCTTGGATCTCCTCGCCCGGCTGCGGCCGGACTTCCTGAAGATCGACATGCACCTGATCCAGGGCGTCGCCGATGACCGGTTCAAGTCGGCCATCGTGCGCCGCCTGATCGAAATCGGAACGGAGCTGGACATCCGCGTCATTGCCGAGGGCGTCGAGACGGAGCAGGAGCGCGATTGGCTGACCGCCACGGGCGTGGATTACCTACAGGGCTATCTGTTCGGCCGACCGGCGCCGCACCCGCTTCCCGTCTGA
- a CDS encoding KpsF/GutQ family sugar-phosphate isomerase, translating to MPDTDKILSAARELLRIEAKAVLMQEQALDEDFVGVVRMIAAEQGNTLVAGVGKSGLIARLLASKLSSVGARAFYYSALDALHGELGGLRRGDLLILLSNSGQTQELLDVAKAAVQRGVKVAAMVSRVPSSLSRIADFTLQARIEREATETKLPTASTTAMLALADALVVGVAAQRGFTAEDFGRNHPGGTLGIVLGSRVGDLMVPAPEGVALVAPDQPVFETLLAMTRHPNGAAIVTDGDRRLLGIVTDGDLRRGLAANGKGFLDTETRSCMTISPRSCRPEASAIQALEIMETASQVYVLPVVDADHRVVGLVRMHDIAGMEVEKSLG from the coding sequence ATGCCCGACACCGATAAGATTCTTTCTGCCGCCCGCGAGCTGCTGCGCATCGAAGCCAAGGCCGTGCTGATGCAGGAACAGGCCCTGGATGAGGATTTCGTCGGGGTCGTGCGCATGATCGCGGCGGAACAGGGCAATACCCTGGTGGCGGGGGTCGGCAAGTCCGGCCTTATCGCCCGGCTGCTGGCCAGCAAACTGTCCTCCGTCGGCGCCCGGGCCTTCTATTACAGCGCGCTGGACGCGCTGCACGGGGAGCTGGGCGGGTTACGTCGCGGCGATCTGCTCATTCTCCTGTCCAACAGCGGCCAGACGCAGGAGCTGCTGGATGTGGCAAAGGCGGCTGTGCAGCGGGGCGTCAAGGTAGCGGCCATGGTGAGCCGCGTCCCCTCCTCTCTCTCCCGCATCGCCGATTTCACGCTCCAGGCCCGTATCGAACGGGAGGCGACGGAAACCAAGCTCCCCACCGCCAGCACCACCGCCATGCTGGCCCTGGCGGATGCGCTGGTGGTGGGCGTCGCAGCACAGCGCGGTTTCACGGCGGAGGATTTCGGCCGCAACCATCCCGGCGGGACGCTGGGCATCGTGCTGGGATCGCGGGTGGGCGACCTGATGGTGCCGGCGCCGGAGGGCGTCGCGCTGGTCGCTCCGGACCAGCCGGTGTTCGAGACGCTGCTGGCCATGACGCGCCATCCCAATGGCGCCGCCATTGTCACGGACGGCGATCGGCGGCTTCTTGGCATCGTGACCGATGGCGACCTGCGCCGCGGTCTGGCCGCCAATGGCAAGGGCTTCCTGGATACCGAAACACGGTCCTGCATGACGATTTCGCCCCGTTCCTGCAGACCGGAGGCGAGCGCCATCCAGGCGTTGGAGATCATGGAGACGGCCTCCCAGGTCTATGTGCTGCCGGTGGTCGATGCGGACCATAGGGTGGTCGGGCTGGTCCGTATGCATGACATTGCCGGAATGGAAGTCGAAAAGTCCCTGGGCTGA
- a CDS encoding 2-keto-4-pentenoate hydratase, protein MPDFPGPAPADIGEAYRLQRAVQAAMAEPVCGWKIGATSRTVQEAIGTREPFYGPLYAPRCHGSGAAVPVPEGALGIECEFAFRLAKDLPPRPEPYGTDEVVEAVGSVHPAIELVGLCLPSAAFRDVRWCIADHGLDVALIAGAGVTDWRQLDLAGLTVHAVVNGAERAAGSGAAVLGSPLVALTWLANALSFHDRGLLAGDWISTGTCTGIQVVKPGDVADGMFEGIGSVRVSFS, encoded by the coding sequence TTGCCTGACTTTCCCGGACCGGCGCCGGCGGATATCGGGGAGGCGTACCGTCTTCAGCGCGCGGTGCAGGCCGCCATGGCCGAGCCTGTCTGTGGCTGGAAGATCGGCGCAACCAGCCGCACGGTCCAGGAGGCGATCGGAACGCGGGAGCCTTTTTACGGTCCACTCTACGCGCCGCGCTGCCACGGCTCCGGTGCGGCCGTCCCCGTGCCGGAAGGGGCGTTGGGTATCGAATGCGAATTCGCCTTTCGTCTTGCCAAGGACCTGCCTCCGCGTCCGGAGCCCTACGGAACGGATGAGGTGGTGGAGGCGGTGGGCAGCGTCCATCCGGCCATCGAACTGGTCGGCCTGTGCCTGCCGTCCGCGGCATTCAGGGATGTCCGCTGGTGCATCGCCGACCATGGCCTCGACGTCGCCCTCATCGCCGGGGCCGGCGTGACGGACTGGCGCCAACTCGATCTGGCGGGACTGACCGTTCACGCCGTGGTCAACGGTGCTGAAAGGGCGGCAGGCAGCGGGGCGGCCGTGCTGGGCAGCCCGCTTGTGGCCCTGACCTGGCTGGCGAATGCCCTCTCCTTCCACGATCGCGGTCTTCTGGCCGGCGACTGGATCAGCACCGGAACCTGCACGGGAATCCAGGTTGTGAAGCCAGGGGATGTGGCGGACGGCATGTTCGAGGGGATCGGCAGCGTCCGCGTTTCTTTCTCCTGA